A single window of Streptomyces griseoviridis DNA harbors:
- a CDS encoding ABC transporter ATP-binding protein, producing the protein MLLSLDDATVRFGGRAVLDTVGLEVAEHETVCVLGPSGSGKSTLLRAVAGLQPLSDGRVFLDGRDQSGVPAHRRGVGLMFQDHQLFPQRDVGGNVAFGLRMRGAGKGEQERRVGELLDLVGLPGAARRAVAALSGGEQQRVALARALAPSPRLLMLDEPLGQLDRSLRERLVVELRELFGRLGTTVLAVTHDQGEAFALADRVVVMRDGRIAQSGSPLEVWQHPADAFVARFLGFENVVEATVAGTAAVTPWGKLAVPEGAPQGPRTLLVRPAGVRLVPADEGLRCTVTARTFRGTHVAVHLQPRDAPRLEAACPLRLAPGTGDAVGVEFDPAEILVLD; encoded by the coding sequence ATGCTGCTCAGCCTCGACGACGCGACCGTCAGGTTCGGCGGCCGGGCGGTGCTCGACACCGTCGGCCTCGAGGTCGCCGAGCACGAGACCGTCTGCGTGCTGGGCCCCAGCGGCAGCGGGAAGTCGACCCTGCTGCGGGCGGTCGCGGGGCTGCAACCCCTGTCGGACGGACGGGTGTTCCTCGACGGACGTGACCAGTCGGGGGTGCCCGCGCACCGGCGCGGGGTCGGCCTCATGTTTCAGGACCACCAGCTGTTCCCGCAGCGGGACGTGGGCGGCAACGTCGCCTTCGGACTGCGGATGCGCGGCGCGGGCAAGGGCGAACAGGAGCGCCGGGTGGGGGAGTTGCTCGACCTGGTCGGGCTGCCTGGCGCCGCCCGCCGGGCCGTCGCCGCGCTGTCGGGCGGTGAGCAGCAGCGGGTGGCGCTCGCGCGGGCGCTCGCGCCGTCGCCCCGGCTGCTGATGCTGGACGAGCCGCTCGGCCAGCTCGACCGCTCGCTGCGGGAGCGGCTCGTCGTCGAACTGCGGGAGCTGTTCGGCCGGTTGGGCACCACCGTGCTCGCCGTCACGCACGACCAGGGCGAGGCGTTCGCGCTCGCCGACCGGGTGGTGGTGATGCGGGACGGACGCATCGCCCAGTCCGGCAGCCCGCTGGAGGTCTGGCAGCACCCGGCGGACGCGTTCGTGGCCCGCTTCCTCGGCTTCGAGAACGTGGTGGAGGCCACCGTCGCGGGCACCGCGGCCGTCACCCCCTGGGGCAAGCTCGCGGTCCCCGAGGGCGCCCCCCAGGGCCCCCGCACCCTGCTGGTGCGCCCGGCCGGCGTCCGGCTCGTCCCGGCCGACGAGGGCCTGCGCTGCACGGTCACCGCCCGCACCTTCCGCGGCACCCATGTCGCCGTCCATCTCCAGCCGCGGGACGCGCCGCGCCTGGAGGCGGCCTGCCCGCTGCGCCTCGCGCCGGGGACGGGGGACGCGGTCGGGGTGGAGTTCGACCCGGCGGAGATCCTGGTCCTGGACTGA